The nucleotide window CGACCGCAAACATCAGTAGCGACATATCACCTTCACCCCCTCACGCCGTGGGCACAAAACCCTTCCACCACCGGAAGTGACGCTGCGTTGCCTGGGATAGGGGCTActtggcttccccacacaCGAAGTGGGTTCAGGGACCTGGTGCCATGCGCTGAGGTGTACGTTGTTGTGAGGGGACTTTAACAGTTGCTCTCCACGAAGAAAAATACCCCGTGGCAGATTTTGACAGTGCTTTCGAAGCACGGCCGCGCCGACTACTACTGGTCTGACACGGAGTACACGCACAGAACACGGAACCGTGAGATGCTGAAGGCACATGGGGAGGAGATCAAAAAGCTGTACGGCCCGGACCCATGGCTTCCACGTCTAATGACACCGTTTGTTCTGCTCCAGATTTATCTTGGCTACCGTGCGAAGGACATGGGGTGGCCCACTCTTCTTCTCGTCGCATATTTCGTGGGGGAACA belongs to Leishmania mexicana MHOM/GT/2001/U1103 complete genome, chromosome 26 and includes:
- a CDS encoding putative fatty acid desaturase, putative,sphingolipid delta 4 desaturase translates to MLKAHGEEIKKLYGPDPWLPRLMTPFVLLQIYLGYRAKDMGWPTLLLVAYFVGEQ